GCTTTAGTGCCAAGGTAGAGTTCAATAACAGGTATTCCTATATTACCCGTGTTAGGCAAGAATGACATGATTATAAACGCATACTTTGACCTTCTAGATAGTCTCATCATTCTAGAAACCAAAGAAGACAAAAGATACATAACAATTGCTTGAATAACTAGATGAATAGTTGTTATAGCAATATTACCTAGAAGCAAATCTCCATACATATCAAAAGATCTCAATATTAGGGCGGGTGTGAGTATGTATATCGCAAGCACACTCAATTCATAAGCACCTATCTTCTTGTACCTGGATACTATGTAGGATATAACTATAACTGCAAGGACTGGGAATAGAACCTTTAGAAACATCTACGACAAAGATTAAGAATACACTGACTCAACGAATATCTTCTCTATCTCTGTAGTCAGTGGTGTTATCTCAATAGGTATCATATTTTGAGATACTAGTTGTCTAACGATAGTTTCTAACTCATCCTCATTACTTACACAAACTCTTATCCCATTCGGCAGAATAGAGATGTCTTGAAAGTCTATTTCAACTCTCTCAATCGGAGACTTTAGTTTTATAATATAATATCTTTTATCTGATGGTCTTATAGGAATATCATTAACTATCCTACCACGATTTATTATTATTGCTCTCTGACATACATAATTAACTTCCTGTAAGATGTGTGTTGAGAGTATTATCGTTCTCTTTTCCAACTGTGATAACGACTTTATGAGTTCTCTCACTTCAATAATCTGTATAGGGTCAAGACCGATGGTTGGTTCGTCAAGTATGAGTAGTTTAGGATTATGTATTATTGCTTGTGCTATCCCTACTCTTTGTCTATACCCCTTTGATAGATGTGATATGAGAAAATTTCTCTTCTCTTTAAGTCCAACAAGTTCTACAACCTCATCTACTCGCTTTTTTATCCTATCTTTTGGCACGTCTTTTATCTCCGCTACAAAGTAAAGGTATTCTTCAACTGAAAGTTCTGGATACAACGGTGGTTGCTCAGGAAGGTAGCCGATTATTTTCTTTATCTCATCTTTTTGTGCGATGTTGTCAAGTCCATAAACACTCACCTTTCCAGAAGTTTGCTCCATAAAGCAGGTTATGATCCTCATAGTAGTTGTTTTACCCGCACCATTCGGCCCAAGAAATCCTATTATTTCACCTTCCTCTATCTCAAACGAAACCCCATCAAGCGCTTTAAAATCACCAAAATATTTATCAACTCCCTCAAGTTTTACCGCTACCATCTTGTCCTCTACACCGTAAGGATTATAAATAAGTTAAACTATGTTTCTAAACTTATCAAACACTTTGAAAGGATGTAAAAGAGACTTTGATAATTAAGGTCTAGTTTGGAGTTTGAGATGGCAAGAGATTTTTTACTTGAAGTAGGCGTTGAAGAAATACCCCATACTTACCTAGCATCAACCCACAAGCAATTTGAAGCATTTTTCAAGCAAATGCTATCCAATTACAACCTAAACTATTCAAGTTTAAAAACATTCTCAACACCAAGAAGGCTTGGAGTTCTGATAGAAGAACTTGATGAAAAGCAGAGTGATAGGAAGGTTATCAAAAAGGGTCCTTCAAAAAATCTGGCATACACTAATGACGGACAGCCGACTCAAGCACTCAAAGGCTTCTTATCTTCTGTCTCGTCAATGGAAGGTGAATTGAAAGTTTTGAAGGAAGGAGATAAGGAGTTTATATTCTTTGAAGGAATACAGAAAGGTATTGATACAAAGGAAATCCTGAAAAACGAGATACCGAAAGCACTGAAAACTCTTGAATTCCCAAAAACTATGCGTTGGTCAGATATAGATTATCAATTCGTAAGACCGATAAGATGGATCGTTTGTGTTTTCGGAAGTGAGGTCATTGATATTGAGATAGCGAGAGTGAAATCTTCCAATCTATCCTATGGACACAGGTTTATAGGAGAGAATGTTGCAATCAATGATCCAAAAGACTATGAAAAACTCCTAGAAACGAAGGGTAAAGTTATACCATCACCAGAGAAGAGGAAAAGAATAATACTTGAGAAAGTTGAAGAATTCAAGTCAAGACTAAAACTTGATGCCGTTTTATCTAAAGAACTACTTGAGGAGATTACAAACCTCGTTGAGTATCCTGAATGTGCAGTTGGTTCGTTCAGTGAGGATTTTTTGAGCGTTCCTAGCGAGATACTCATATCCGAGATGGTAGAAAAACAAAAGTTTATACCACTTCTCAAAGAAGGTAAACTAACAAACAAGTTTCTAATAATTACAAATACAATTCCGAATGATAACATCATAAAAGGTAATGAAAAGGTAATATCTGCAAGGCTCAACGACGGAAAGTTTCTATATGAAGAGGATACAAAGAAGTCAATTGACTTTTTCGTTAACAAGACTAAAGAACTCATTTTCTTTGAAGGACTTGGGACAGTATATGATAAACTTGGTAGAATGAGAAAATTATCAGAGATAGTCTTGGACAAACTTGGTGTAAGTGATGTTAGGGATGAGATAGTGAGAGCATCAAGTATATGTAAGTTTGATTTGACAACTGGTGTCGTCTATGAATTTCCAGAACTTCAAGGTATCATAGGCTATCATTACTCGCTTATCTTCAAAGAAAGCGATAATGTCGCAAACTACATAAAGGAACATTATAAGCCAGTCTCTGCAGATGACGAACTTCCATCAACATTTGGAGGAACGGTTGTTTCAATTGTTGATAAGCTTGATAATCTGTTTTCTCTCTACTCTGCTGGCAAGAAGGTAACAGGTTCAAGCGATCCTTACGGATTAAGAAGACAAGTGTTAGGCATTTCAAGAATGCTTATAAATAAATCACTAGACTTTGATATAGTAGAGGTGTTTGAGAGTGCAAAGAGTATCTACCAAGAGTTCTTCAATAGAGAGTATGAGATAATAGAAGATGACATAAGAACATTTGTGAGCACGAGGCTAAAGAGTTTTCTCAAGGAGATGGGCTTTAAGACTGATGAAGTTGAAGCAACCATTAAAACTACAACTAACCCTTACGATGCGTATTTAAGAGTAAAAACGGTTAGCCTGTTTAGAGATAGGGGCGAGTTCGTAAATGTAGCAGTACTGTTCAAGCGTATAAGGAACATTCTATCCGAGGCAAAATTCACATCACCTCAACCTGTGGATACATCTATACTCACAGACGAAGAGAAATTGCTTTACTCTCTTATTACTTCAAAGGAAACCATAGTAACTGGGATGATGAGAGAAAAGAACTATGAGGATGTTCTAAACACTCTTCTTGAGTTTAGAGAACCAGTCCACAGGTTTTTTGAAAA
The Spirochaetota bacterium genome window above contains:
- the glyS gene encoding glycine--tRNA ligase subunit beta — encoded protein: MARDFLLEVGVEEIPHTYLASTHKQFEAFFKQMLSNYNLNYSSLKTFSTPRRLGVLIEELDEKQSDRKVIKKGPSKNLAYTNDGQPTQALKGFLSSVSSMEGELKVLKEGDKEFIFFEGIQKGIDTKEILKNEIPKALKTLEFPKTMRWSDIDYQFVRPIRWIVCVFGSEVIDIEIARVKSSNLSYGHRFIGENVAINDPKDYEKLLETKGKVIPSPEKRKRIILEKVEEFKSRLKLDAVLSKELLEEITNLVEYPECAVGSFSEDFLSVPSEILISEMVEKQKFIPLLKEGKLTNKFLIITNTIPNDNIIKGNEKVISARLNDGKFLYEEDTKKSIDFFVNKTKELIFFEGLGTVYDKLGRMRKLSEIVLDKLGVSDVRDEIVRASSICKFDLTTGVVYEFPELQGIIGYHYSLIFKESDNVANYIKEHYKPVSADDELPSTFGGTVVSIVDKLDNLFSLYSAGKKVTGSSDPYGLRRQVLGISRMLINKSLDFDIVEVFESAKSIYQEFFNREYEIIEDDIRTFVSTRLKSFLKEMGFKTDEVEATIKTTTNPYDAYLRVKTVSLFRDRGEFVNVAVLFKRIRNILSEAKFTSPQPVDTSILTDEEKLLYSLITSKETIVTGMMREKNYEDVLNTLLEFREPVHRFFEKVFVMDENTKIRDNRLSILHRLYTMFEQFIDFNAVEFA
- a CDS encoding ABC transporter ATP-binding protein gives rise to the protein MVAVKLEGVDKYFGDFKALDGVSFEIEEGEIIGFLGPNGAGKTTTMRIITCFMEQTSGKVSVYGLDNIAQKDEIKKIIGYLPEQPPLYPELSVEEYLYFVAEIKDVPKDRIKKRVDEVVELVGLKEKRNFLISHLSKGYRQRVGIAQAIIHNPKLLILDEPTIGLDPIQIIEVRELIKSLSQLEKRTIILSTHILQEVNYVCQRAIIINRGRIVNDIPIRPSDKRYYIIKLKSPIERVEIDFQDISILPNGIRVCVSNEDELETIVRQLVSQNMIPIEITPLTTEIEKIFVESVYS